A window of Periplaneta americana isolate PAMFEO1 chromosome 7, P.americana_PAMFEO1_priV1, whole genome shotgun sequence contains these coding sequences:
- the LOC138703467 gene encoding RNA-binding protein 25-like, with amino-acid sequence MGSFRIYIYPKKITYEKYGMMSLSLVKNSGRKLSPQSDVRVGDTGEGHVMTKRNGEKKRRWTTIWTRIWRRLTRRSTRRPTAACYMNTPPARLDTTDKPMMVDAASQPSTSQYAEFEDSVMDLRQRKLLKLTTDKPMMVDADSQPSTSQYAEFQDSVMDLGQRKLLKLTTDKPMMVDADSQPSTSQYAEWEDSVMELGRRKLVKLEVYLHHFLYEIDGDYEEVVEILDRFSLEKLESVFIPPTPVPHARSLSSSSASSQDSYSSSTSTPATSRSSANSHATSSLEHLSAAAEEEEEEEEEERRRRKKKRKRRKKRSRKKKMEEEEEEEEEEEEEEEEEDEEEEDEDNEEEEEEEEEEDEEEEEEEEEEEEEEEEEEEEEEEKGEEKEKEEEEEEKEEEKEKEEKENEKEKEENEKEKEAEKEEKEKEKEEEEERRMKSCCCPCVRYVYRRLRSLFRRK; translated from the exons atgggaagcttccgcatttatatatatcccaagaagataacttatgaaaaatatggcatgatgagtctttccctggtaaaaaattccggacgtaaactatccccccaatcggatgtccgggtgggggatactggggaaggacatgtcatgacgaaacgcaacggagagaagaaaagaagatggacaacAATATGGACAAGAATATGGAGAAGATTGACGAGAAGATCGACAAGAAGGCCGACTGCAGCGTGTTATATGAACACTCCACCAG CTCGACTTGATACAACTgataagccgatgatggtagacgctgccagccagccttcgaccagccagtacgccgagttcgaggacAGCGTCATGGACCTGAGGCAGAGGAAGTTGCTGAAGTTAACAACTgataagccgatgatggtagacgctgacAGCCAGCCTTCGACCAGCCAGTACGCTGAGTTCCAGGACAGCGTCATGGACCTGGGGCAGAGGAAGTTGCTGAAGTTAACAACTgataagccgatgatggtagacgctgacAGCCAGCCTTCGaccagccagtacgccgagtgggaggacagcgtcatggagctggggcggaggaagttggtgaagctagagGTTTATCTTCATCACTTCCTGTACGAGATAGACGGAGACTACGAAG AAGTGGTGGAAATCCTCGATCGCTTTTCACTAGAGAAGTTAGAAAGTGTATTCATACCTCCCACGCCAGttccccatgccagatccctttccAGCTCCTCTGCCAGCTCCCAAGACTCCTATTCCAGCTCTACCAGCACCCCTGCCACTTCACGTTCCTCTGCTAACTCCCATGCCACATCGTCATTGGAGCATCTttcagcagcagcagaagaagaagaagaagaagaagaagaagaaagaagaagaagaaaaaagaagaggaagaggaggaagaagaggagtaggaagaagaagatggaagaagaagaggaggaagaagaagaggaggaagaagaagaggaggaggaagatgaagaggaggaagatgaggataatgaagaagaagaggaggaggaagaagaagaggatgaagaagaagaggaggaggaagaagaagaggaggaggaagaagaagaggaggaggaggaagaagaagaaaaaggagaagaaaaagaaaaagaagaagaggaggaagaaaaagaagaagaaaaagaaaaagaagaaaaagaaaatgaaaaagaaaaagaagaaaatgaaaaagaaaaagaagcagaaaaagaagaaaaagaaaaagaaaaagaagaagaggaggagagaAGAATGAAGAGTTGCTGCTGCCCCTGTGTAAGATATGTATATCGTCGGCTTCGTAGTCTTTTTAGGCGCAAGTAG